Proteins encoded by one window of Mercenaria mercenaria strain notata chromosome 4, MADL_Memer_1, whole genome shotgun sequence:
- the LOC123553500 gene encoding uncharacterized protein LOC123553500, producing the protein MDTGKELSMVKGTGKELELQCDFGDEKGLADLTLNVEGKTIPVMKGILCIASPVLYTLLESKTELDMPEKKYDDVVEFLLCIYPDKLKKITDNNVYQVLPFASEYQVQKLRKRSGKVLLQKVRQQHIKDALELYRHIHLAELYGLDELKQTCISAASDLKIDELLGARKMHAISVESDLKVKELLIKKHELDRADDLQLDMISQQPAKQNQQSTTVNPDKYFHDFLWNKMSYPSTPAECLRSVRLWKRYFPHNDRSALITKLRQMNVNDSPELQEEFQLLPEEIKQALL; encoded by the exons ATGGACACAGGAAAAGAACTTTCTATGGTAAAAGGCACTGGAAAGGAACTGGAATTACAGTGTGACTTTGGAGATGAGAAAGGTCTTGCAGATTTGACGCTGAATGTAGAGGGTAAAACAATTCCTGTGATGAAAGGAATATTATGCATAGCGTCGCCAGTACTGTATACCTTACTAGAATCTAAGACAGAACTTGACATGCCGGAGAAGAAATATGACGATGTTGTGGAGTTTCTGCTTTGCATATATCCTGACAAATTGAAGAAAATCACAG ATAACAACGTTTACCAGGTTTTGCCATTTGCAAGCGAATATCAAGTTCAAAAACTGAGAAAGCGAAGTGGAAAAGTTCTTCTTCAAAAAGTCAGACAACAGCATATAAAAGACGCTCTAGAACTATACCGACATATACACCTTGCTGAATTATACGGGCTGGATGAGCTGAAACAGACATGTATCTCTGCTGCGTCAGACCTTAAAATAGACGAATTATTAGGAGCGAGAAAGATGCATGCAATTTCTGTTGAGAGTGATCTAAAGGTAAAGGAGCTACTGATAAAGAAGCATGAACTAGACAGAGCTGATGACCTACAGCTTGATATGATTTCACAACAGCCAGCCAAACAGAACCAACAAAGCACCACTGTAAATCCAGATAAGTATTTTCACGACTTCCTGTGGAATAAGATGTCATATCCATCTACTCCTGCAGAATGTTTGCGGTCTGTGAGACTGTGGAAACGGTATTTTCCACACAATGACAGGTCAGCTTTAATAACGAAATTAAGACAAATGAACGTGAATGACAGTCCAGAGCTTCAAGAAGAATTTCAATTGCTTCCCGAAGAAATAAAACAAGCTTTACTGTGA